In the Gossypium raimondii isolate GPD5lz chromosome 9, ASM2569854v1, whole genome shotgun sequence genome, one interval contains:
- the LOC128032559 gene encoding uncharacterized protein LOC128032559 — MDPDRAVADNVESNAPAPAQGTAPEESRHGTETHSQDEAREAFLHMMNNWYTEFIRANPNVQPPPLRPIPQSIPVASQEYEREFVRLSKYAQECVPTEAIMCKRFEDGLNEDIRIFVGMLELKEFLVLVDRACKAEELNKEKRKAVIEAWDARKRPMSKSFQTQSKKFKDVNSRSTASTGILTEICGSRQHYIKDCPEKVEEEKFQNVRSGDTVSRGRPLRKTGNRASSKSEMKDTVVRPKTRTPARAYAIRTREDASSPNVITANLMLLPFDEFDLILGMDWLTLHDVKKYLRKGCEAYLAYVLSTEMTESKLESVPVVCEFSDVFPEELPRLPPIREVEFAIDLLLGTAPISITPYRMVPT, encoded by the exons atggatcccgaCCGAGCTGTAGCAGATAATGTAGAAAGCAATGCACCGGCTCCCGCGCAAGGGACTGCGCCTGAGGAAAGTAGACATGGAACTGAAACACATAGTCAGGATGAGGCTCGAGAAGCCTTCCTTCATATGATGAATAATTGGTACACAGAGTTTATTCGAGCAAATCCGAATGTTCAACCTCCTCCACTCCGTCCTATTCCTCAATCGATTCCTGTAGCTTCACAAG aatatgaaagagagtttgttagacttagtaaatatgctcaaGAGTGTGTTCCCAcagaagctattatgtgtaaaaggtttgaagacgggttaaatgaagatatcAGAATATTTGTTGGGATGTTGGAACTGAAAGAATTTTTAGTACTGGTTGATCGAGCTTGCAAGGCAgaagaattgaataaagaaaagagaaaagctgtGATTGAGGCTTGGGATGCAAGAAAAAGACCAATGAGTAAGTCATTCCAAACTCAGTCAAAGAAGTTCAAAGACGTGAATTCTCGATCGACTGCTTCAACTGGTATTCTTACCGAGATC TGTGGTTCTCGACAACACTACATTAAAGATTGCCCTGAGaaagttgaagaagaaaaatttcagAATGTTAGATCGGGTGATACTGTTAGCAGAGGTAGACCACTGAGAAAAACTGGAAACAGAGCTAGCAGtaaaagtgaaatgaaagaTACAGTTGTGAGACCAAAAACTAGAACACCTGCTAGAGCTTATGCTATACGTACTCGAGAAGATGCATCATCTCCCAatgtgattactg caaatttgatgttgttaccatttgatgagtttgatctTATTTtagggatggattggttgactttgCATGATGTCAAG AAATAtttgagaaaagggtgtgaagcttatcttgcttatgtgttaaGCACTGAGATGACTGagtcgaagcttgaatcagtaCCAGTAGTCTGTGAATTTTcggatgtgtttccagaggaattgCCTCGATTACCTCcaattagagaagttgagtttgctattgatttGTTACTTGGGACTGCACCGATCTCTATTACTCCGTATAGAATGGTCCCAAcctaa